A section of the Thauera chlorobenzoica genome encodes:
- a CDS encoding GNAT family N-acetyltransferase → MTEPNVRIAGSAAGIPAEAWGELAAPGDPFLNADFLRILEASGVVAPETGWQPLHLLATEDNRVVGLLPLYLKSHSHGDFIYDWSWRPVWESFGRDYYPRLISGVPYTPVAGPRLLVAPRSADAGAVRRALIRAAQALVAGQGWSSWHVALAAADDVATLEAAGLLVSHDVQFHWADAGFGDFDGFLQSFSAEKRRKVRAERRRAAQSGLRIEVRHGGEIRADEWPALHALYRSTFERFGNHAAFSAECLAALAAALDERMVVFTAADGEVPVALSLCFRSADTLFGRYWGASRAVDSLHFELCFYRGIDYCLREGLVRFEPGAGGEHKIARGFVPQRVRSAHWIPDPAIRRIVAPHLARQAAGVAAYRDDAARHLPFRRAG, encoded by the coding sequence ATGACCGAACCGAACGTCCGCATCGCCGGCAGCGCCGCCGGGATTCCTGCCGAGGCCTGGGGCGAGCTCGCCGCGCCCGGCGACCCGTTCCTGAATGCCGACTTCCTGCGCATCCTCGAAGCCAGCGGCGTGGTCGCCCCGGAGACGGGCTGGCAGCCGCTCCACCTGCTTGCGACCGAGGACAACCGGGTCGTCGGCCTGCTGCCGCTGTACCTGAAATCGCATTCGCACGGCGACTTCATCTACGACTGGAGCTGGCGTCCGGTATGGGAGAGCTTCGGGCGGGACTACTACCCGCGCCTGATCTCCGGGGTGCCATACACGCCGGTCGCGGGGCCGAGGCTGCTGGTTGCGCCGCGCAGTGCCGACGCCGGTGCGGTGCGCCGCGCGCTGATCCGCGCGGCGCAGGCGCTGGTTGCCGGGCAGGGCTGGTCGAGCTGGCACGTCGCCCTCGCCGCAGCGGACGATGTCGCCACCCTCGAAGCGGCCGGCCTGCTCGTGTCGCACGACGTGCAGTTCCACTGGGCGGATGCCGGCTTCGGCGATTTCGACGGTTTCCTCCAGTCCTTCTCCGCCGAGAAGCGCCGCAAGGTGCGCGCCGAGCGGCGGCGTGCGGCCCAGTCCGGGCTGCGCATCGAGGTGCGCCACGGCGGTGAGATCCGCGCCGACGAGTGGCCGGCGCTGCATGCGCTGTACCGGTCGACGTTCGAGCGCTTCGGCAACCACGCCGCGTTCAGCGCCGAATGCCTGGCGGCCCTGGCCGCGGCGCTGGACGAGCGGATGGTGGTGTTTACCGCCGCCGACGGCGAGGTTCCGGTCGCGCTGTCGCTGTGCTTTCGCAGCGCCGACACCCTGTTCGGCCGTTACTGGGGGGCGAGCCGCGCGGTCGACAGCCTGCACTTCGAGCTGTGCTTCTATCGCGGCATCGACTACTGCCTGCGCGAGGGGCTCGTGCGTTTCGAGCCCGGCGCCGGCGGCGAGCACAAGATCGCCCGCGGCTTCGTGCCGCAGCGGGTGCGCTCCGCGCACTGGATTCCGGACCCCGCGATCCGGCGCATCGTCGCCCCCCACCTCGCCCGCCAGGCGGCCGGCGTCGCCGCCTACCGCGACGATGCGGCACGCCATCTGCCGTTCCGCCGCGCCGGGTGA
- the hpnD gene encoding presqualene diphosphate synthase HpnD, giving the protein MNPHDYCQDKAAQSGSSFYYSFMFLPAERRRAITALYAFCREVDDVVDECHDPALAQSTLEWWRQEVDRIYAGTPTHPVGQALQDVLGRFQLPREQLLEIIDGMAMDLTQTRYADFKALQLYCYRVASVVGLLAAEIFGYQDRRTLKYAHDLGMAFQLTNIIRDVGEDARRGRIYLPVEDLQRFGVPAKDLLEARHSDAFRELMAFQAGRAEHFYDQAFAQLPKIDRKAQRPGLVMAAIYRTLLREIAADGFQVLDRRTSLTPLRKVWLAGTTWFKG; this is encoded by the coding sequence ATGAACCCGCACGACTACTGCCAGGACAAGGCCGCCCAGAGCGGCTCCAGCTTCTACTACAGCTTCATGTTCCTGCCCGCCGAGCGGCGCCGGGCGATCACCGCCCTGTACGCCTTCTGCCGCGAGGTCGACGACGTCGTCGACGAATGCCACGACCCCGCACTCGCGCAGAGCACGCTCGAGTGGTGGCGGCAGGAAGTCGACCGCATCTACGCCGGCACCCCCACCCATCCGGTCGGCCAGGCACTGCAGGACGTGCTCGGCCGCTTCCAGCTGCCGCGCGAGCAGCTGCTCGAGATCATCGACGGCATGGCGATGGACCTGACGCAGACGCGCTATGCCGACTTCAAGGCCCTGCAGCTCTACTGCTACCGGGTGGCGAGCGTGGTCGGCCTGCTCGCGGCGGAAATCTTCGGCTACCAGGACCGCCGGACGCTGAAGTACGCCCACGATCTCGGCATGGCCTTCCAGCTCACCAACATCATCCGCGACGTCGGCGAGGACGCCCGCCGCGGCCGCATCTACCTGCCGGTCGAGGATCTGCAGCGCTTCGGTGTGCCGGCGAAGGATCTGCTCGAGGCCCGCCACTCGGACGCCTTCCGTGAGCTGATGGCATTCCAGGCCGGGCGCGCCGAGCATTTCTACGATCAGGCCTTCGCCCAGCTGCCCAAAATCGACCGCAAGGCCCAGCGCCCCGGGCTGGTGATGGCGGCGATCTACCGCACCCTGCTGCGCGAGATCGCCGCCGACGGCTTCCAGGTCCTCGATCGCCGCACTTCGCTGACGCCGCTACGCAAGGTGTGGCTGGCCGGCACCACCTGGTTCAAGGGCTGA
- a CDS encoding ankyrin repeat domain-containing protein, whose amino-acid sequence MRILTYSGLDTSRVRTAYDKVCAAIARGDFRAAQVKKLRHGSAHGAYYRARLNDADRLLFTLLRHGDEVCALMLEVIAHHAYDKSRFLRGAAIDLDQLDEGEDALAEAELAAVRTAPPIRYLHPGHGTVHLLDKPLSFDDAQEAVYRRPPPLIVVGSAGSGKTALTLEKLKHTEGEVLYVTHSAYLAQSARDLYYAHGFEHPGQDAVFLSYREFVESIHVPGGREARWRDFAAWFARMRQAFRDLDAHQVFEEIRGVITAAASGVLGRDEYLTLGVRQSIFPAGERGRLYDLFEKYRAWLGEAGLYDLNLVAHASRTLAAPRYDFVVVDEVQDLTPAQLALVLATLKKPGHFLLCGDSNQIVHPNFFSWSQVKTLFWRDAERARSQELAVLTANFRNGREATRVANTLLKIKHRRFGSIDRESNFLVDAVGGEAGKVALVADKDAAVRELDRSSRQSTRFAVLVMRDEDKAAARARFATPLLFSIHEAKGLEYENIVLYRFVSDNRREFDDIAAGVDRSDLAADTLEYRRARDKDDKSLEVYKFFVNALYVALTRATRNLYLVESDTAHPLFGLLALASGAAPKVDAVKSSLEDWQKEARKLELQGKQEQADAIRRDILRQTPVPWPVMDEARLRELLQKTFVDKAPGGKHKQQLHEYAVCFEEPELALHLVNDARFDAAAKYAQQLTTLGRKSWVGYFQRNFKDILRQCDQHGVEHRLPMNQTPLMAAAAAGNVALVDALLERGASLSAADHYGWNALHWALREAFRDPAYARGPFAAVYERVAPSTFDVNTGERLVRLDRHHAEYLLFHTLWTLFRSRFTTMLRKPNKAAFETADILEAWQHLPAAVLRPERNKRAHLSSVLSRNEVARDYAYNRKLFRRIAQGWYQLNPQLLVRRDTREGDGEAWQPVFGALNLPLIGDFVRMDAYRPLQALAQAAGVAVAELPLLKAGRILQAREALQAQEEAMRRREAERQAPAAASQHTAARPVAPAPWGTPRARAQEIERIRAEIAARHAPKPTEKK is encoded by the coding sequence ATGAGAATTCTCACCTACTCCGGACTCGACACCAGCCGCGTCCGCACCGCCTACGACAAGGTCTGCGCCGCCATCGCCAGGGGTGATTTCCGCGCCGCCCAGGTGAAGAAGCTGCGACACGGTTCCGCGCATGGTGCCTACTACCGCGCACGCCTGAACGATGCCGACCGCCTGCTGTTCACCCTGCTGCGCCACGGCGACGAAGTCTGCGCCCTGATGCTGGAGGTGATCGCCCACCACGCCTATGACAAGTCGCGCTTCCTGCGTGGCGCCGCCATCGACCTCGATCAGCTCGACGAGGGCGAGGACGCGCTCGCCGAGGCCGAGCTCGCCGCCGTGCGCACGGCACCGCCAATCCGCTACCTGCACCCCGGGCACGGCACCGTCCATCTGCTCGACAAGCCCCTGTCCTTCGACGACGCTCAGGAAGCCGTCTATCGCCGCCCGCCACCGCTGATCGTGGTCGGCAGCGCAGGCAGCGGCAAGACCGCACTCACGCTGGAAAAGCTCAAGCATACCGAAGGCGAGGTGCTCTATGTCACCCACTCCGCCTATCTCGCGCAGAGCGCGCGCGACCTCTACTACGCCCACGGCTTCGAGCATCCGGGGCAGGATGCGGTGTTCCTGTCGTACCGCGAGTTCGTCGAGTCGATCCACGTCCCGGGCGGGCGCGAGGCCCGCTGGCGCGACTTCGCCGCCTGGTTCGCGCGCATGCGGCAGGCCTTTCGCGACCTCGATGCCCACCAGGTGTTCGAGGAGATCCGCGGCGTCATCACCGCGGCGGCGAGCGGCGTGCTCGGGCGCGACGAGTACCTCACGCTCGGCGTGCGCCAGTCGATCTTTCCCGCCGGCGAGCGCGGACGGCTCTACGACCTGTTCGAAAAATACCGTGCCTGGCTCGGCGAGGCCGGCCTCTACGATCTGAACCTCGTCGCCCACGCCAGCCGCACGCTGGCCGCGCCGCGCTACGACTTCGTCGTCGTGGACGAGGTCCAGGACCTCACCCCGGCCCAGCTCGCGCTGGTGCTCGCCACGCTGAAGAAGCCGGGCCATTTCCTGCTGTGCGGTGATTCGAACCAGATCGTCCATCCCAACTTCTTCTCCTGGAGCCAGGTCAAAACGCTGTTCTGGCGCGACGCCGAGCGCGCCCGCAGCCAGGAGCTTGCGGTCCTCACCGCCAACTTCCGCAACGGCCGCGAGGCGACGCGGGTCGCCAACACCCTGCTCAAGATCAAGCACCGGCGCTTCGGCTCGATCGACCGCGAGAGCAACTTCCTCGTCGACGCGGTCGGCGGTGAGGCTGGCAAGGTCGCGCTGGTGGCGGACAAGGACGCCGCGGTGCGCGAGCTCGACCGCAGCAGCCGCCAATCGACCCGCTTCGCCGTGCTGGTCATGCGCGACGAGGACAAGGCCGCCGCCCGCGCCCGCTTCGCCACCCCGCTGCTGTTCTCGATCCACGAGGCCAAGGGCCTCGAGTACGAGAACATCGTGCTCTACCGCTTCGTCTCCGACAACCGGCGCGAGTTCGACGACATCGCCGCCGGCGTCGACCGTTCCGATCTCGCCGCCGACACCCTCGAGTACCGCCGCGCCCGCGACAAGGACGACAAGTCGCTGGAGGTCTACAAGTTCTTCGTGAATGCCCTCTACGTGGCACTGACCCGCGCCACCCGCAACCTCTATCTGGTCGAGTCGGATACCGCACACCCCCTGTTCGGCCTGCTGGCGCTCGCCAGTGGCGCCGCGCCCAAGGTCGATGCGGTCAAGTCGTCGCTGGAAGACTGGCAGAAGGAAGCGCGCAAGCTCGAGCTGCAGGGCAAGCAGGAGCAGGCCGACGCCATCCGCCGCGACATCCTGCGCCAGACGCCGGTGCCCTGGCCGGTGATGGACGAGGCGCGCCTGCGCGAACTGCTGCAGAAGACCTTCGTCGACAAGGCGCCCGGCGGCAAGCACAAGCAGCAGCTCCACGAATATGCCGTGTGTTTTGAAGAGCCCGAGCTCGCGCTGCATCTCGTCAACGACGCCCGCTTCGACGCCGCGGCCAAGTACGCGCAGCAGCTCACCACCCTCGGGCGCAAGAGCTGGGTGGGCTATTTTCAGCGCAACTTCAAGGACATCCTGCGCCAGTGCGACCAGCACGGGGTCGAGCATCGCCTGCCGATGAACCAGACGCCGCTGATGGCGGCCGCCGCCGCCGGCAACGTCGCCCTCGTCGACGCCCTGCTCGAGCGCGGCGCGAGCCTCTCGGCCGCCGATCACTACGGCTGGAACGCGCTCCATTGGGCGCTGCGCGAGGCCTTCCGCGACCCCGCCTACGCGCGCGGGCCCTTCGCTGCCGTGTACGAGCGCGTCGCCCCGTCCACCTTCGACGTCAACACCGGCGAGCGCCTGGTGCGCCTCGACCGCCATCACGCCGAATACCTGCTCTTCCACACCCTGTGGACGCTGTTCCGCAGCCGCTTCACCACGATGCTGCGCAAGCCGAACAAGGCCGCCTTCGAGACCGCCGACATCCTCGAGGCCTGGCAGCACCTGCCCGCCGCGGTGCTGCGCCCGGAGCGCAACAAGCGCGCGCATCTGTCCAGCGTGCTGTCGCGCAACGAGGTCGCGCGCGACTACGCCTACAACCGCAAGCTGTTCCGGCGCATCGCCCAAGGCTGGTACCAGCTCAACCCGCAGCTGCTGGTGCGTCGCGACACACGCGAAGGGGACGGCGAAGCCTGGCAGCCGGTCTTCGGCGCGCTCAACCTGCCCTTGATCGGCGACTTCGTCCGCATGGACGCCTACCGCCCGCTCCAGGCGCTGGCCCAGGCCGCGGGGGTCGCTGTGGCGGAGCTGCCCCTGCTCAAGGCCGGACGTATCCTTCAGGCCCGCGAGGCCTTGCAAGCCCAGGAGGAGGCCATGCGCCGGCGCGAGGCCGAACGCCAGGCCCCCGCCGCGGCCTCGCAACACACCGCCGCCCGCCCCGTCGCCCCCGCGCCGTGGGGCACGCCCCGGGCCCGGGCGCAGGAGATCGAGCGCATCCGCGCCGAGATCGCCGCACGCCATGCGCCCAAACCGACAGAGAAGAAATAA
- the hpnC gene encoding squalene synthase HpnC: MPVEHYENFPVASLLLPARLREPVEAIYAFARSADDIADEGDAPGVARLARLHDYRLALEACAHGIAVKDAALAPMFERLGRAIRAHKLPLQHFRHLLDAFSQDVGKTRYRDFDELLDYCRRSANPVGRLMLCLYGEATPDKLRHSDAICTSLQLINFCQDVAIDLAKGRIYLPQDDMARFGVDEARLAELAHDARRAPAARSRADRDWRALMAFEVHRARTMMLDGAALAGGLPGRIGWELRLVVVGGLRILERIEAVDYDVFRRRPKLGAGDWPRLGWRALHYGRLT, translated from the coding sequence ATGCCGGTCGAGCACTACGAGAACTTCCCCGTCGCCTCCCTGTTGCTGCCGGCCCGCTTGCGCGAGCCGGTGGAGGCGATCTATGCCTTCGCGCGCAGCGCCGACGACATCGCCGACGAAGGCGACGCGCCCGGCGTGGCGCGCCTGGCGCGGCTGCACGACTACCGCCTCGCGCTCGAAGCCTGCGCTCACGGCATCGCGGTGAAGGACGCCGCGCTGGCGCCGATGTTCGAGCGCCTGGGGCGCGCGATCCGCGCTCACAAGCTGCCGCTGCAGCACTTTCGCCACCTTCTCGACGCCTTTTCCCAGGATGTCGGCAAAACCCGCTACCGCGACTTCGACGAGCTGCTCGACTACTGCCGGCGCTCGGCCAACCCGGTCGGCCGCCTGATGCTGTGCCTGTACGGCGAAGCCACGCCGGACAAGCTGCGCCACTCGGATGCGATCTGCACCAGCCTGCAGCTGATCAACTTCTGCCAGGACGTCGCCATCGACCTCGCCAAAGGCCGGATCTACCTGCCGCAGGACGACATGGCGCGCTTCGGGGTCGACGAAGCCCGCCTCGCGGAGCTGGCGCATGACGCCCGCCGGGCGCCCGCCGCCCGATCGCGCGCGGACAGGGACTGGCGGGCGCTGATGGCCTTCGAAGTGCACCGCGCACGCACGATGATGCTCGACGGCGCCGCGCTCGCGGGCGGACTGCCCGGGCGCATCGGCTGGGAGCTGCGCCTGGTGGTGGTGGGCGGGCTGCGCATCCTCGAACGCATCGAGGCGGTTGATTACGACGTTTTCCGGCGGCGCCCGAAGCTGGGGGCCGGCGACTGGCCGCGGCTGGGCTGGCGTGCCCTCCATTACGGACGACTCACATGA
- a CDS encoding type II toxin-antitoxin system PrlF family antitoxin, which produces MSSIHELATLTSKGQITLPKSIRQALGVDTGGKVAFELRGGEVVVTRAESAHEDPAIGALLGLLEADIRAGRHLQSLPDDLARAMLANAGHAVNLDEEIDGDVAL; this is translated from the coding sequence ATGTCCAGCATCCACGAACTCGCCACGCTCACGTCGAAGGGACAGATCACCCTGCCCAAGTCGATCCGGCAGGCGCTGGGGGTTGATACCGGCGGCAAGGTGGCATTCGAACTGCGCGGCGGCGAAGTCGTCGTCACGCGCGCCGAGAGCGCGCATGAAGACCCGGCAATCGGTGCGCTCCTTGGGCTGTTGGAAGCCGACATCCGCGCCGGAAGGCACCTGCAGTCCTTGCCGGACGATCTCGCCCGCGCGATGTTGGCCAATGCCGGCCATGCCGTGAACCTTGATGAAGAGATCGACGGCGACGTGGCGCTCTGA
- the hpnE gene encoding hydroxysqualene dehydroxylase HpnE, which translates to MPAVAVIGAGYAGLACAVELARAGVQVTVFERSHTLGGRARVVHKDHHWRVDNGQHILLGAYSELTRLLRLCGVSPKQLAHLPLTLHVPGRLRLQAAALPAPLHLAVGLLRAKGLSWADRLAMLRLMHWLKRHAFRVPPGMTVAGLLRETRQTPLLDTLVWEPLCVAALNTPVAEADAQVFANVLRDSLAAGAAASELLLPRTDLSELFPVPAARYLATRRGRLRTGNAIEAIRPVEGGFRLDGDPGGQPWPQVVLATAPYHAGALLASTGACDRLAAQIDALPHEPIVTVYLALGKGQRLPEPMIGLVGGTAAEPAQWAFDRGQLGGPEGLIACVISAHGAHEALPRDELILAAHAQLERQLGRRLPAPEWSQLIIEKRATLACRPGIIRPAIRTPLPGLWLAGDYIDSDYPATLESAVRSGVACAAAILARIRNGSGG; encoded by the coding sequence ATGCCCGCGGTCGCCGTCATCGGCGCCGGCTACGCCGGGCTGGCGTGCGCGGTGGAACTGGCGCGCGCCGGCGTGCAGGTGACGGTGTTCGAGCGCTCGCACACCCTCGGCGGGCGCGCGCGCGTGGTGCACAAGGACCACCACTGGCGGGTCGACAACGGCCAGCACATCCTGCTCGGCGCCTACTCCGAGCTCACCCGCCTGCTGCGCCTGTGCGGGGTGTCGCCGAAGCAGCTCGCCCACCTGCCGCTGACCCTGCACGTGCCCGGCCGCCTGCGCCTGCAGGCGGCGGCGCTGCCTGCCCCGCTGCACCTGGCGGTCGGCCTGCTGCGGGCGAAAGGGCTGAGCTGGGCCGACCGGCTGGCGATGCTGCGCCTGATGCACTGGCTCAAGCGCCACGCCTTTCGCGTGCCGCCGGGCATGACCGTCGCCGGCCTGCTGCGCGAAACCCGGCAGACACCGCTGCTCGATACCCTGGTGTGGGAGCCCTTGTGCGTGGCGGCGCTGAACACGCCGGTCGCCGAAGCCGACGCCCAGGTCTTCGCCAACGTGCTGCGCGACAGTCTCGCCGCCGGCGCGGCGGCAAGCGAGCTGCTGCTTCCGCGCACCGATCTGTCCGAGTTGTTTCCGGTGCCGGCGGCGCGTTACCTCGCCACCCGGCGCGGCCGGCTGCGCACCGGCAACGCGATCGAGGCGATCCGCCCGGTCGAAGGCGGATTCCGCCTCGACGGCGACCCCGGCGGCCAGCCCTGGCCCCAGGTCGTGCTCGCCACCGCGCCCTACCACGCCGGCGCCCTGCTCGCCTCCACCGGCGCCTGCGACCGCCTCGCCGCACAGATCGACGCCCTCCCGCACGAGCCGATCGTCACCGTCTATCTCGCCCTGGGCAAGGGACAGCGCCTGCCCGAACCGATGATCGGCCTGGTCGGCGGCACCGCCGCCGAACCGGCGCAATGGGCCTTCGACCGCGGCCAGCTCGGCGGCCCCGAAGGGCTCATCGCCTGCGTCATCAGCGCCCACGGCGCGCACGAGGCGCTGCCCCGCGACGAACTGATCCTCGCCGCCCATGCCCAGCTCGAGCGCCAGCTCGGCCGCCGCCTGCCGGCGCCCGAATGGTCGCAGCTCATCATCGAAAAGCGCGCCACCCTCGCCTGCCGCCCGGGCATCATCCGCCCCGCCATCCGCACTCCGCTGCCCGGGCTGTGGCTGGCCGGCGACTACATCGACTCGGACTACCCGGCAACACTGGAGTCGGCGGTGCGCTCGGGCGTGGCCTGCGCCGCCGCCATCCTCGCAAGAATCCGCAACGGCAGCGGAGGGTGA
- a CDS encoding M14 family metallopeptidase yields MKISSCFDSGAIEVVRLDDPQDIHLRLRQDNAADFRQWFHFRLSGAAGTPLRMVFDNAADAAYPDGWPGYRCVASYDRRHWFRIPTTRYEDGTLIVEHTPERDSIYYAYFEPYSHERHLELLGRVEHSPHACVRNLGNTVDGRDLDVVVVGRPAPGRVPVWIIARQHPGETMAEWFAEGLLERLLERADPVARRVREQAVLYIVPNMNPDGAVRGNLRTNAAGRNLNREWRAPDPAASPEVFAVRAEMERTGCVLFLDIHGDEALPYVFFSTAEEVPGFSAAMAAAQARFVEAFAAASPDFQTLEGYRPGRFGDELLSLASKWVAHRFGCVSLTLEMPFKDNALLPDGEVGWDGARSKRLGAAMLVPILHHLAPPAPARPVVVGVDPG; encoded by the coding sequence ATGAAGATCAGCTCATGCTTCGATTCCGGTGCGATCGAGGTCGTCCGCCTCGACGATCCACAGGACATCCACCTGCGCCTGCGCCAGGACAATGCCGCCGATTTCCGCCAGTGGTTCCATTTCCGCCTCTCCGGTGCCGCCGGCACGCCGCTGCGCATGGTGTTCGACAACGCCGCCGACGCCGCCTACCCGGACGGCTGGCCGGGCTATCGCTGCGTGGCCTCCTACGACCGCCGCCACTGGTTCCGCATCCCCACCACCCGCTACGAGGACGGCACGCTGATCGTCGAGCACACGCCCGAACGCGACAGCATCTACTACGCCTACTTCGAACCCTACTCGCATGAGCGCCATCTCGAGCTCCTCGGCCGGGTCGAGCACTCGCCCCATGCCTGCGTGCGCAACCTGGGGAATACGGTGGACGGGCGCGACCTCGACGTCGTCGTGGTCGGCCGCCCCGCCCCCGGGCGCGTGCCGGTGTGGATCATCGCCCGCCAGCATCCGGGCGAGACGATGGCCGAATGGTTCGCCGAGGGCCTGCTCGAGCGTCTGCTCGAGCGCGCCGACCCGGTAGCGCGGCGGGTGCGGGAGCAGGCCGTGCTCTACATCGTGCCCAACATGAACCCGGACGGCGCGGTGCGCGGCAACCTGCGCACCAACGCCGCGGGGCGCAACCTGAACCGCGAATGGCGTGCGCCCGACCCCGCCGCCAGCCCGGAAGTGTTCGCCGTGCGCGCGGAAATGGAGCGCACCGGCTGCGTGTTGTTCCTCGACATCCACGGCGATGAGGCGCTGCCCTACGTATTCTTTTCCACCGCGGAGGAAGTCCCCGGTTTTTCCGCCGCGATGGCGGCCGCCCAGGCCCGCTTCGTCGAAGCCTTCGCCGCCGCGAGTCCCGACTTCCAGACCCTCGAAGGCTACCGGCCGGGACGCTTCGGCGATGAACTGCTGAGCCTGGCGAGCAAGTGGGTCGCACACCGCTTCGGCTGCGTGTCGCTGACGCTGGAAATGCCGTTCAAGGACAACGCGCTGCTGCCCGACGGCGAGGTCGGCTGGGACGGCGCGCGCAGCAAACGCCTGGGGGCGGCGATGCTCGTCCCGATCCTCCACCACCTGGCCCCGCCCGCCCCGGCGCGGCCGGTCGTGGTGGGCGTCGACCCGGGATGA
- the yaaA gene encoding peroxide stress protein YaaA, producing the protein MILVLSPAKALDYQTPPTTACFTQPDFLDDAAELIEVLRERSPAQVAELMSLSDALASLNVARYASWSRPFTPDNAKQAVLAFNGDVYEGLDAASLSEADLAWAQDHLRILSGLYGVLRPLDLMQAYRLEMGTKLATARGRNLYAFWGERITAALDRLLAGEEAAGRERVLLNLASDEYFKSVQRKKLAGRIVTPVFEDWKGGRYKIISFYAKRARGLMSRFVIRQRIDEVEALKGFASEGYAFAAAASDADTLVFRRREE; encoded by the coding sequence ATGATCCTCGTCCTCTCTCCCGCCAAGGCACTCGACTACCAGACCCCGCCGACGACGGCGTGCTTTACCCAGCCCGATTTCCTCGATGATGCCGCCGAACTGATCGAGGTGCTGCGCGAGCGCTCGCCGGCCCAGGTCGCCGAGCTGATGTCGCTCTCCGATGCGCTCGCCAGCCTCAACGTCGCCCGCTATGCGAGCTGGTCGCGCCCCTTCACCCCGGACAACGCCAAGCAGGCGGTGCTCGCCTTCAACGGCGATGTCTATGAAGGCCTCGATGCCGCCAGCCTGTCGGAGGCGGACCTGGCCTGGGCACAGGACCATCTGCGCATCCTCTCCGGGCTGTATGGCGTGCTCCGCCCGCTCGACCTGATGCAGGCCTACCGTCTGGAAATGGGGACGAAGCTTGCCACCGCCCGCGGCCGCAACCTGTACGCGTTCTGGGGCGAGCGCATCACCGCCGCGCTCGACCGCCTGCTCGCCGGCGAGGAAGCGGCCGGGCGCGAGCGCGTCCTGCTCAATCTCGCCTCCGACGAATACTTCAAGTCGGTGCAGCGCAAGAAACTCGCCGGCCGGATCGTGACCCCGGTGTTCGAGGACTGGAAGGGCGGGCGCTACAAGATCATCAGCTTCTACGCCAAGCGCGCGCGCGGCCTGATGAGCCGCTTCGTGATCCGCCAGCGCATCGACGAGGTCGAGGCGCTGAAAGGCTTCGCCAGCGAAGGCTACGCTTTCGCCGCCGCGGCGTCGGACGCCGACACCCTGGTGTTCCGCCGCCGCGAGGAATGA
- a CDS encoding type II toxin-antitoxin system YhaV family toxin gives MERHGWTLLFHEGVAGQLRKLHAAAQRAERNDPQGGAGNANVKLFRALSQLIIDAVPSDPARDEFRQGNTLGPAYRHWRRAKIGRRFRLFFRYDSKAKVIVYAWVNDEQTLRSAGSKSDPHAVFEKMLGRGNPPDDWNALIAASEQDWMQR, from the coding sequence ATGGAGCGCCACGGCTGGACACTGCTGTTCCACGAAGGGGTGGCCGGGCAGCTGCGCAAACTGCACGCGGCGGCGCAGCGAGCGGAGCGGAATGACCCACAGGGGGGCGCTGGCAACGCCAACGTCAAGTTGTTCCGCGCGCTGAGCCAGTTGATCATCGATGCCGTGCCGAGCGATCCGGCGCGCGACGAGTTCCGTCAGGGCAACACCTTGGGTCCTGCCTATCGGCACTGGCGGCGCGCGAAGATCGGACGGCGGTTCCGTCTGTTCTTCCGCTATGACTCGAAGGCCAAGGTGATCGTCTACGCCTGGGTGAACGATGAGCAGACCCTGCGATCGGCGGGTAGCAAGTCCGACCCGCATGCGGTCTTCGAGAAGATGCTGGGGCGGGGCAATCCACCCGACGACTGGAACGCGTTGATCGCTGCCAGCGAGCAGGATTGGATGCAGAGGTAG